In Candidatus Binatia bacterium, a single genomic region encodes these proteins:
- a CDS encoding ectonucleotide pyrophosphatase/phosphodiesterase, with product MTPLRSFFFAALILYAADLAAQGVPLTTPPPTVRHVIIVSVDGLMPAAYASPDAHGLDIPTLREMVRQGAWSEGARSVFPTLTYPAHTSIATGVNPAAHGIVSNLAWDPLGKNQTGWRWYAADIRAPALWDAALARDLSAAMVWWPATVGARATVLVPEIWRSGTEEDLKLVRALSTPGILENVSTRFPNFATGFTPPAVKDESLGDIAVHLIDIRRPNLLMLHLPQVDYATHRAGPFSAGAIAAVENADRQIARLIQAAKNAGTWNETVLVVVSDHGFARISRSVKPGVLLPKKGLVTLDSRGRVTNWKATVAGSGGYLYVYVKEPQDTETRRALLEIFLPLMNNPASGIRRVYKQEEIRVKGGDPSAFLALEGAGGFELADGYRGNYMSAAAFAATHGYDPERPEMLAALLIYGPAIAPGKIEGARLIDVAPTVARWLGLKLDQAEGTALPVALRAPAR from the coding sequence ATGACGCCTCTGCGCTCGTTTTTTTTTGCCGCCCTGATCCTCTACGCCGCTGATCTTGCCGCGCAGGGCGTACCGCTAACAACACCGCCACCAACCGTCCGCCACGTCATCATCGTTTCCGTGGATGGGCTGATGCCCGCCGCCTACGCATCGCCGGATGCTCACGGCCTCGACATTCCCACGCTACGCGAGATGGTCCGGCAGGGCGCGTGGAGCGAAGGCGCGCGATCGGTTTTTCCAACCCTCACCTACCCGGCGCATACTTCGATCGCCACCGGCGTTAATCCCGCCGCCCATGGAATCGTCTCCAATCTGGCCTGGGACCCGCTCGGCAAGAATCAAACCGGCTGGCGCTGGTACGCCGCGGACATCCGCGCTCCCGCGCTTTGGGATGCCGCGCTCGCGCGGGATCTCTCGGCGGCGATGGTCTGGTGGCCGGCAACGGTGGGCGCGCGGGCAACCGTTCTGGTACCGGAGATCTGGCGCTCCGGCACTGAAGAAGATCTCAAGCTCGTAAGGGCGCTCTCTACGCCGGGCATTTTGGAGAACGTCTCAACGCGCTTTCCCAATTTCGCCACAGGCTTTACACCACCCGCGGTGAAAGACGAGTCGCTCGGCGATATCGCCGTGCACCTGATCGATATCCGGCGACCGAATCTCCTCATGCTCCATCTGCCCCAGGTGGACTACGCAACGCATAGGGCAGGACCGTTCAGTGCCGGGGCCATTGCCGCAGTCGAAAACGCCGATCGGCAGATCGCTCGATTGATTCAAGCAGCAAAGAACGCCGGCACCTGGAACGAAACAGTCCTCGTAGTTGTCTCCGACCATGGCTTCGCGCGGATCTCTCGAAGCGTCAAACCCGGCGTCCTGCTGCCGAAAAAAGGATTGGTGACGCTTGACTCACGCGGCCGCGTCACAAACTGGAAGGCCACCGTGGCGGGAAGCGGCGGCTACTTGTACGTCTATGTAAAAGAGCCTCAGGATACGGAAACACGCAGGGCGCTCCTGGAGATATTTTTACCTCTGATGAATAATCCTGCGAGCGGGATCAGGCGCGTCTACAAACAGGAAGAAATTCGCGTCAAGGGCGGCGATCCTTCCGCCTTTTTGGCCCTGGAAGGGGCCGGTGGATTCGAGCTGGCGGATGGGTATCGCGGCAACTACATGTCGGCGGCGGCCTTCGCCGCAACGCACGGCTACGACCCGGAGCGGCCGGAGATGCTGGCGGCATTACTGATTTATGGACCGGCGATCGCTCCGGGAAAGATCGAAGGCGCCCGGCTGATCGATGTGGCACCTACGGTCGCGCGTTGGCTCGGCTTGAAGCTGGATCAAGCTGAAGGAACGGCACTACCTGTGGCTCTCCGGGCTCCTGCGCGCTAG
- a CDS encoding NrtA/SsuA/CpmA family ABC transporter substrate-binding protein produces MAKTTALLALVALTLASPASGQMVKLQSAYSTIAVGQSLIWVTKEAGLFKENGLDVQLLFIGSSTTVTQAVIAGDVPIVIMSGATAINSALSGSDLVMLASTKRDPAQAFLVVSKEITGAAQLKGKKLGVSRLGASSDFLLRYLLKKIGLAPEKDVSIVQVGSSPVRMAALANGAIDGTALTFEEMLVAKKLGFNILLDITTLGIEGLNSDIVATRKFVRDSRDTVRKFVKGMVKGASFYSRNKKFSMEVIEKYTRSKDMEKIENGYDYNAKVYLKKPYPAMQGIQLALEEIGERNAAAKSAKPEQFIDVSFVKELDESGYIDSLYK; encoded by the coding sequence ATGGCTAAAACCACCGCTCTTCTTGCGCTCGTCGCGCTGACTCTGGCCTCCCCTGCTTCCGGCCAGATGGTTAAGCTTCAATCGGCCTATTCTACGATAGCGGTCGGGCAGTCTCTGATATGGGTTACGAAAGAGGCCGGACTATTCAAGGAGAACGGCCTCGATGTCCAGCTCCTGTTTATCGGCAGCTCGACGACTGTCACCCAGGCGGTAATCGCCGGCGATGTCCCGATCGTTATCATGTCCGGCGCCACGGCCATCAATTCCGCCCTGTCGGGTTCCGATCTGGTTATGTTGGCGAGCACGAAGAGGGACCCGGCCCAGGCGTTCCTGGTGGTTTCAAAGGAGATCACGGGCGCCGCACAGCTCAAGGGGAAAAAGCTGGGAGTCAGCAGGCTTGGGGCCTCCTCCGACTTTCTCTTGAGGTATCTGCTAAAAAAGATCGGCCTCGCTCCAGAGAAGGACGTCTCGATCGTCCAGGTTGGGAGCTCTCCGGTCCGAATGGCTGCGCTTGCCAACGGCGCGATCGACGGGACCGCTTTGACCTTTGAGGAAATGCTGGTGGCTAAGAAACTGGGCTTCAATATTCTTCTGGACATCACGACCCTCGGCATCGAGGGATTGAACAGCGATATCGTAGCGACCAGAAAATTCGTCAGGGATTCCAGAGATACCGTCCGTAAATTCGTCAAGGGCATGGTCAAGGGCGCCAGTTTTTACTCCAGGAACAAAAAATTCAGCATGGAAGTGATCGAGAAGTACACCAGAAGCAAAGACATGGAAAAGATAGAAAACGGATACGACTACAACGCCAAAGTCTACTTGAAGAAGCCTTACCCCGCGATGCAGGGCATCCAGCTTGCGCTGGAGGAAATAGGCGAGAGGAACGCGGCTGCCAAAAGCGCCAAACCGGAGCAATTCATCGACGTTTCGTTCGTCAAAGAACTGGACGAGAGCGGCTATATCGATAGCCTTTACAAATAA
- a CDS encoding FAD-dependent oxidoreductase, translated as MKRFDVAIVGAGPAGCSAAIFLARKGYSVALIERSLFPREKLCGDFLNPVNWEIFEKLGIENALLSSAHEKVGSFRISTASATAKIPFPPQNGRHFFGVGLRRSLLDDLLLRLAEKEGVAVKQGCKPSHFSRDKNDWVLIWKDSCAESKLYSRLLIGADGRNSWVAHRLGLAAPTARSGKFVAFQLHLSGCGGINGNVQIHLFPGGYGGLVGLGGGVATLCFIIDKKMARAMPAVEDLVKKYLCRNSRLEEALEAGKAVGAERSVYPVYFSPRRCFGDGFLLAGDAACVTEPVTGEGVYFALKSGELAAEAADLAFRRGDVSARQLFGYESACHRVFGRRLRINALIRAIIHRPYLIVPLLNLYPKNNLPIRTLVNLVCRAGS; from the coding sequence GTGAAGCGATTCGACGTCGCCATTGTCGGCGCCGGCCCGGCCGGCTGTTCAGCGGCGATCTTCCTGGCTCGCAAGGGCTACTCCGTCGCACTTATCGAGAGGAGCCTTTTTCCCCGAGAAAAGCTCTGCGGCGATTTTTTGAACCCCGTCAACTGGGAGATCTTCGAAAAGCTAGGCATTGAGAATGCGCTGCTCTCGTCTGCGCATGAGAAGGTCGGCTCCTTCCGGATATCGACTGCTTCAGCTACGGCCAAAATTCCTTTTCCGCCGCAGAACGGGCGGCATTTTTTCGGTGTCGGTCTCCGGCGCAGTCTATTGGATGACTTGCTCTTGCGGCTGGCGGAAAAAGAGGGCGTGGCGGTTAAGCAAGGATGCAAGCCGAGTCATTTCAGTCGCGACAAAAACGATTGGGTCTTGATCTGGAAAGATTCATGCGCCGAAAGCAAACTCTATTCGCGCCTCTTGATCGGCGCTGACGGGCGCAACTCCTGGGTCGCTCATCGATTGGGCCTGGCCGCGCCAACGGCGCGGTCCGGAAAATTCGTCGCCTTTCAACTTCACCTATCCGGCTGTGGCGGCATCAACGGTAATGTCCAGATCCATCTTTTTCCCGGCGGCTATGGTGGTCTCGTGGGATTGGGTGGGGGCGTGGCGACCCTTTGCTTCATCATAGACAAAAAAATGGCCAGAGCAATGCCGGCGGTGGAAGATCTCGTAAAAAAATATCTGTGCCGTAACTCCCGTCTGGAAGAGGCGCTTGAAGCCGGCAAGGCGGTCGGAGCCGAGCGCTCGGTCTATCCGGTTTACTTTTCGCCCCGACGTTGCTTCGGCGACGGCTTTCTCCTCGCCGGGGACGCGGCGTGCGTGACCGAGCCTGTGACCGGCGAAGGAGTCTACTTTGCCCTGAAGAGCGGCGAGCTCGCCGCCGAGGCGGCGGATCTGGCCTTTAGACGAGGCGACGTATCAGCGCGGCAATTGTTCGGCTACGAATCGGCATGCCATAGGGTTTTTGGCCGGCGTCTGAGGATCAATGCGCTCATCCGCGCCATCATCCATCGACCGTATTTGATCGTTCCACTGCTCAACCTGTATCCAAAAAACAATTTACCCATTAGGACGCTGGTCAATTTAGTCTGTCGGGCAGGTTCGTAA
- a CDS encoding cupin domain-containing protein, with protein sequence MEIDKSIQPRIVRLRTQLVKKGRSRILLSETDYSTFRIHCYAKGTGENALHAHLNEDHIFVVLKGTATFTGLNNEPIKLAKNNAIVLPKGCFYQFANYGEEPLVMIRFGAHAEKFDHRINLDGKQIGGRAAEGYGEPELIENAFFE encoded by the coding sequence ATGGAGATCGATAAAAGCATCCAACCCCGGATCGTCCGGCTGAGAACCCAACTGGTAAAAAAAGGGCGGAGCCGAATTCTGCTTTCGGAAACGGACTACAGCACCTTTCGCATTCACTGCTACGCGAAGGGGACCGGCGAGAACGCGCTGCACGCGCACCTAAATGAAGATCACATCTTCGTCGTTCTAAAAGGCACCGCGACGTTTACCGGCTTGAACAACGAGCCCATCAAGCTGGCAAAAAACAATGCCATCGTTCTTCCCAAGGGCTGCTTCTACCAGTTCGCCAACTACGGCGAGGAGCCGCTGGTGATGATCCGATTCGGCGCCCACGCTGAAAAATTCGATCACCGGATCAACCTTGACGGCAAGCAGATCGGCGGCCGGGCCGCTGAAGGCTACGGCGAGCCGGAGCTGATCGAGAACGCCTTCTTCGAATGA
- a CDS encoding FAD-dependent thymidylate synthase, producing MSDEFSKAEKKVLVSFFTNLDQPVFGLKLPQEVAGALFSRYSRSTKSLRRTFLDEFLGDPELALKGLLGGKTSHGDQTDALKKARAFYDRVLIGYGDDSVAQLGGAHIACENISNIAANILEDARIGIAPLEKSTRYVRFDQKNAAGEYLFYREPKLMASAHRADYLALMNLLFDAYSGQIDPVMDYVKRSLPIEEVELRHPKSGKSLSYREAQQDEKLRKWAETAYRSTIRTQACDILRGYLPAATLTNVGFFGVGQAFEYLLTKLYCHELTEARELAGMMHRELDQLIPSFVKRAKPSEYMAETYTAIRSMTARIISALPAKTGEAVTLVDYDRAAEEKIIAAILYPHSQQPLQQLRTSVDKMPVNQRREILDEYLKRRRHRRDKPGRALEQIYYTFDIIGNLGLYRDLHRHRILTQERQDFTTVRGYDTPREIEEAGFKAEFDRCMENAAEFYEKVRLDFPLEAQYVVPFAYKIRWTMTMNLREAVHIGELRTMPQGHPDYRFIVQEMWRKIQAVHPALADAAKFIDWKTYRLGRLQSEMRTEYKKSAVE from the coding sequence ATGAGCGACGAATTCAGTAAGGCCGAAAAAAAGGTTCTCGTCTCTTTTTTCACCAATCTCGACCAACCGGTGTTTGGACTCAAGCTGCCGCAGGAGGTCGCCGGAGCGCTTTTCTCCCGCTACAGTCGCTCGACGAAAAGCCTGCGCCGCACTTTCTTGGATGAATTTTTAGGCGATCCGGAGCTTGCATTGAAGGGTCTGCTCGGCGGAAAAACTTCACATGGCGATCAGACCGATGCGCTCAAAAAAGCCCGGGCGTTTTATGACCGCGTTTTGATCGGCTACGGTGACGATTCCGTCGCGCAACTCGGCGGGGCGCACATCGCGTGCGAGAACATCTCCAACATAGCGGCGAATATTCTGGAGGATGCGCGCATCGGAATTGCCCCGCTGGAGAAATCGACCCGTTATGTCCGCTTCGATCAGAAAAACGCCGCCGGAGAGTATCTTTTCTATCGCGAGCCGAAACTTATGGCATCGGCTCATCGAGCAGACTACCTGGCGCTGATGAATTTACTCTTTGATGCCTATTCTGGGCAGATCGACCCCGTCATGGATTATGTGAAGCGATCTCTTCCGATCGAGGAGGTCGAGCTGCGCCATCCTAAGAGCGGCAAGTCCCTGAGCTACAGGGAAGCGCAACAGGACGAGAAGCTTAGAAAATGGGCCGAGACCGCCTATCGCTCGACCATTCGGACGCAGGCCTGCGACATTCTACGCGGATACCTGCCCGCGGCGACGCTTACCAACGTCGGCTTTTTCGGCGTCGGCCAGGCGTTCGAATATCTTCTCACTAAGCTCTACTGCCACGAGCTGACCGAGGCGAGAGAACTGGCCGGGATGATGCACCGTGAGCTCGACCAGCTTATTCCGTCCTTCGTGAAGCGGGCCAAGCCGAGCGAGTACATGGCGGAGACCTACACGGCCATTCGATCAATGACGGCCAGGATCATCAGTGCGTTGCCGGCTAAAACCGGCGAGGCGGTAACGTTGGTGGATTATGACCGAGCGGCGGAGGAGAAAATAATCGCTGCAATCCTCTATCCTCATTCTCAACAGCCGCTGCAGCAGTTGAGAACGTCGGTCGACAAAATGCCGGTGAATCAGCGGCGGGAGATTCTCGACGAATATCTCAAGCGACGGCGCCACAGGAGGGACAAGCCGGGGCGCGCTCTGGAGCAGATTTATTATACCTTTGACATCATTGGAAATTTGGGTCTTTATCGGGACCTGCACCGCCACCGGATACTTACTCAGGAACGGCAGGACTTCACGACCGTCCGAGGGTATGATACGCCGCGAGAGATCGAAGAGGCCGGCTTCAAAGCCGAGTTTGATCGCTGTATGGAAAATGCGGCGGAATTTTATGAAAAAGTCCGCCTCGATTTTCCCCTGGAAGCTCAGTACGTTGTCCCGTTCGCGTATAAAATCCGTTGGACTATGACGATGAATCTTCGCGAGGCGGTGCACATCGGCGAGCTGCGCACGATGCCACAAGGCCATCCTGATTATCGCTTCATCGTCCAGGAGATGTGGCGGAAGATTCAGGCTGTTCACCCGGCGCTGGCTGACGCGGCGAAGTTCATCGACTGGAAAACCTATCGTCTGGGCCGTCTTCAATCGGAGATGCGGACGGAGTATAAGAAGTCGGCTGTCGAGTGA
- a CDS encoding ABC transporter substrate-binding protein — protein sequence MIRFTALFLCLSILFGPFAYSQSKPLKKIRVGVPSVTVGNIIIFVAKEAGLYEKYGLDAEIIVVQGSGVASKAMIGGSLDIAPVATPTVISANLAGADLTILAHTMPSVIHALMVKPEIKRAEDLKGKKIAISSFGSLTDFLVRSIMKKKGLSPDRDVSFLQIGGDAERLAALNQGVADAAAISYPGYARAQKLGFAMLWDSSKEINYPWMEIVTRRATIQRDRDVVLNYMKAHLEGIFLFKTDNRFGRRVIRRTLKLNDGELVNESYELFARSFLSIPYPNVPGMKTSFEYVAQTSPEIWNYKPEGFVDASFVEELDKRGFIKKLYQK from the coding sequence ATGATCCGCTTCACTGCTCTATTTCTCTGCCTTTCTATCCTATTCGGTCCGTTCGCCTATTCCCAAAGTAAGCCACTGAAGAAAATTCGTGTCGGAGTTCCTTCGGTTACCGTAGGAAATATCATCATCTTCGTCGCCAAAGAGGCCGGACTGTATGAGAAATATGGTCTGGACGCGGAGATCATCGTGGTCCAGGGGTCCGGGGTCGCTTCCAAGGCGATGATCGGCGGCAGTCTCGACATCGCGCCCGTGGCCACGCCCACGGTCATCAGCGCCAATCTTGCGGGCGCGGATCTAACGATCCTGGCCCATACGATGCCCAGCGTCATCCACGCCCTCATGGTCAAGCCCGAGATCAAACGGGCCGAGGATCTCAAGGGAAAAAAAATCGCCATCTCGAGTTTCGGTTCTCTAACGGATTTTCTCGTGCGCTCCATCATGAAAAAGAAGGGCCTCAGTCCCGACCGGGATGTGAGTTTCCTCCAGATCGGCGGCGATGCCGAGCGGCTCGCGGCGCTGAACCAGGGAGTGGCGGACGCCGCGGCTATTTCTTATCCGGGCTACGCCAGGGCGCAGAAGCTTGGCTTCGCGATGCTCTGGGATTCGTCGAAAGAGATCAACTATCCGTGGATGGAGATCGTCACGCGCCGGGCGACGATCCAGCGAGACCGCGACGTGGTCTTGAATTACATGAAGGCTCACCTTGAGGGGATCTTTCTTTTCAAGACAGACAACAGATTCGGCAGAAGGGTAATTAGAAGAACCCTTAAACTAAATGACGGCGAGCTGGTGAACGAGTCCTACGAGCTTTTTGCTCGATCTTTCCTTTCGATTCCTTATCCGAATGTACCGGGGATGAAGACGAGTTTCGAGTACGTGGCGCAAACCAGTCCGGAGATCTGGAACTACAAGCCCGAAGGTTTCGTCGATGCCAGCTTTGTGGAAGAGCTGGACAAGAGAGGCTTCATCAAGAAGCTCTACCAGAAGTAA
- a CDS encoding class I SAM-dependent methyltransferase: protein MKDSRQRFFSLQQWPGDVAERRAYVDPIFTDIARRYDLMARLFSLGMVHGWKKKSVALIGRSHPKRILDLASGTGDFPIHLRRAGFEAPIIGLDRNLPMLAVAREKCSSLSGVVFIPADLMHIPIKDRSFDVVTMGYGLRYPADIRSVLGEIFRLLDSGGVFVAMDFGLPKNLLYRKICFGYLLGLGTLVGLLLHRKADTYWHIVESLKVYPGQKAVRQWLAEAGFVEVEMRELFGGIIVIHRGIRP from the coding sequence CGTCGATCCGATCTTCACCGACATCGCGCGGAGGTACGACTTGATGGCCCGCCTGTTTTCTCTGGGGATGGTGCATGGATGGAAAAAAAAGAGCGTAGCTCTTATTGGCAGAAGCCATCCGAAAAGAATCCTCGACCTGGCTAGCGGAACCGGGGACTTTCCCATTCATCTGAGGAGGGCCGGTTTCGAGGCACCGATTATCGGTTTGGATCGCAATTTGCCGATGCTCGCCGTCGCACGCGAGAAGTGCTCCAGCCTGTCCGGGGTCGTGTTTATACCCGCGGACCTGATGCATATCCCGATCAAAGATCGGTCCTTCGACGTTGTCACGATGGGCTATGGTCTCAGATATCCCGCGGACATCCGCAGCGTTCTCGGCGAGATCTTTCGACTGCTCGACAGCGGAGGAGTTTTTGTCGCCATGGATTTCGGTCTGCCGAAAAATCTTCTCTACCGCAAGATCTGCTTCGGATATCTGCTGGGGCTTGGCACCCTCGTTGGCCTGCTTCTGCACCGCAAGGCGGATACCTACTGGCATATCGTCGAGTCGCTGAAAGTCTATCCGGGGCAGAAAGCCGTGAGACAGTGGTTGGCAGAGGCTGGCTTTGTCGAGGTCGAGATGCGCGAGTTGTTCGGGGGCATCATCGTGATCCACCGCGGGATCCGACCGTGA